One region of Synechococcus elongatus PCC 11801 genomic DNA includes:
- a CDS encoding DUF6761 family protein encodes MLQDTDTVRHYQRLTDAMVQLWERGYRPDDIRLYIEGYLAALRQNGSLEAFWLHRLEEQVIRFLYDPSNFEVYPYPQAQRDRY; translated from the coding sequence ATGTTGCAGGATACAGATACCGTTCGCCACTATCAGCGACTGACCGATGCCATGGTGCAGCTGTGGGAACGCGGTTATCGACCTGATGACATTCGCCTCTACATCGAAGGCTATCTGGCAGCGCTGCGGCAAAACGGCAGCCTTGAAGCTTTTTGGCTGCACCGGCTCGAAGAACAAGTGATTCGCTTCCTCTACGATCCCTCAAACTTTGAGGTCTATCCGTATCCGCAGGCGCAGCGCGATCGCTACTAG
- a CDS encoding SgcJ/EcaC family oxidoreductase, with the protein MKWLLTALVVAGTVTPAWANPPASPLTCAPVSTTDVTALFDRWNQSLATLDPAAVARNYAPNAVLLATVANEPKTSPETIQAYFVEFLKLRPQGQINQRTVKLGCNIAFDVGTYTFSLTGADGKPQTVQARYTYIYERQDDGKWLIVHHHSSKMPDTAASQK; encoded by the coding sequence ATGAAATGGCTTCTCACCGCTTTGGTTGTTGCGGGCACCGTGACCCCAGCGTGGGCCAATCCGCCGGCCAGTCCATTGACCTGCGCACCGGTTAGTACTACTGACGTCACCGCGCTGTTTGATCGCTGGAACCAATCGCTAGCAACCCTTGATCCTGCTGCTGTTGCCCGCAACTACGCTCCCAATGCCGTTCTCTTGGCAACCGTTGCTAACGAACCGAAGACGAGTCCAGAGACAATTCAGGCGTATTTTGTTGAGTTCTTGAAGCTACGTCCTCAAGGTCAGATCAATCAGCGGACTGTCAAGCTGGGTTGCAATATCGCTTTTGATGTCGGCACCTATACCTTCAGCCTGACGGGTGCGGATGGCAAACCTCAGACAGTGCAAGCACGCTACACCTACATCTACGAACGTCAAGACGATGGGAAGTGGCTGATTGTTCACCATCATTCTTCGAAGATGCCAGATACTGCAGCATCCCAGAAATAA
- a CDS encoding N-acetylmannosamine-6-phosphate 2-epimerase: MDRQQQLRSLQGGLIVSCQAPADSPLHQPEIIAAIAAAAVQRGAIGIRLDTPEHVRAVRDRLPDTPIIGLWKRTFPESPVYITPRYAEAEAIAAAGADIIALDCTLRPRPDGEDFRQIIPRIQQELGRLVMADVDTMEAAIAAAEAGADLIGTTLYGYTEATQGQTPPGWDLLAAAVQQLPNTPMICEGGIASAQAARQACDRGAFAVVVGTAITGIDLQVQAYVAALNARL, encoded by the coding sequence ATGGATCGACAGCAACAACTTCGCAGCCTGCAGGGTGGTCTAATTGTTTCCTGTCAGGCGCCCGCTGATTCACCCCTGCATCAGCCGGAGATCATTGCTGCGATCGCCGCTGCAGCAGTGCAGAGAGGAGCCATCGGCATTCGCTTGGATACACCCGAACATGTGCGAGCCGTCCGCGATCGTCTACCCGACACGCCGATCATTGGCCTGTGGAAGCGCACCTTTCCTGAGAGTCCGGTCTACATCACGCCACGCTACGCCGAAGCCGAAGCGATCGCAGCTGCCGGAGCTGACATCATTGCCTTGGACTGCACTCTGCGCCCCCGTCCGGACGGCGAAGATTTCCGCCAAATCATTCCACGCATTCAGCAGGAACTGGGCCGCCTCGTGATGGCGGATGTTGACACAATGGAAGCAGCGATCGCGGCTGCCGAAGCCGGAGCCGATCTCATTGGCACGACGCTCTATGGATATACGGAAGCAACACAGGGACAAACACCGCCGGGCTGGGATTTACTAGCGGCAGCTGTCCAGCAACTTCCGAACACACCCATGATCTGCGAGGGCGGAATTGCCAGTGCTCAAGCGGCCCGCCAAGCCTGTGATCGCGGTGCCTTTGCGGTAGTGGTTGGAACAGCAATTACAGGCATTGATTTACAGGTACAGGCGTATGTGGCTGCGCTCAATGCAAGGCTCTAA